Proteins from one Capricornis sumatraensis isolate serow.1 chromosome 2, serow.2, whole genome shotgun sequence genomic window:
- the PIAS3 gene encoding E3 SUMO-protein ligase PIAS3 isoform X1, protein MAELGELKHMVMSFRVSELQVLLGFAGRNKSGRKHELLAKALHLLKSSCAPSVQMKIKELYRRRFPRKTLGPSDLSLLSLPPGTPPVGSPGPLAPIPPALLAPGTLLGPKREVDMHPPLPQPVHPDVTMKPLPFYEIYGELIRPTTLASTSSQRFEEAHFTFALTPQQVQQILTSREVLPGAKCDYTIQVQLRFCLCETSCPQEDYFPPNLFVKVNGKLCPLPGYLPPTKNGAEPKRPSRPINITPLARLSATVPNTIVVNWSSEFGRNYSLSVYLVRQLTAGTLLQKLRAKGIRNPDHSRALIKEKLTADPDSEVATTSLRVSLMCPLGKMRLTVPCRALTCAHLQSFDAALYLQMNEKKPTWTCPVCDKKAPYESLIIDGLFMEILNSCSDCDEIQFMEDGSWCPMKPKKEASEVCPPPGYGLDGLQYSPVQEGNPSESKKKVEVIDLTVESSSDEEDLPPTKKHCPVTSAAIPALPGSKGVLTSGHQPSSVLRSPAMGTLGGDFLSSLPLHEYPPAFPLGADIQGLDLFSFLQTESQHYGPSVITSLDEQDALGHFFQYRGNPSHFLGPLTPTLGSSHRSATPAPPPGRVSSIVAPGGTLREGHGGPLPSGPSLTGCRSDIISLD, encoded by the exons ATGGCGGAGCTGGGCGAATTAAAG CACATGGTGATGAGTTTCCGGGTGTCTGAGCTCCAGGTGCTCCTCGGCTTTGCTGGCCGGAACAAGAGCGGACGGAAGCACGAGCTCCTGGCCAAGGCCCTACACCTCCTCAAGTCCAGCTGTGCCCCCAGCGTCCAGATGAAGATCAAAGAGCTTTACCGCCGACGCTTTCCCCGCAAGACCCTGGGGCCCTCTGATCTTTCTCTGCTCTCCTTGCCCCCTGGAACCCCTCCTGTAGGCTCTCCTGGTCCGCTGGCGCCCATTCCCCCGGCCCTCTTGGCCCCTGGCACCCTGCTGGGCCCCAAGCGTGAAGTGGACATGCACCCTCCTCTGCCCCAGCCTGTGCACCCTGACGTTACCATGAAACCATTGCCCTTCTATGAAATCTACGGGGAGCTCATCCGGCCCACCACCCTAG CATCCACTTCTAGCCAGCGGTTCGAGGAAGCGCACTTCACCTTTGCCCTCACCCCCCAGCAAGTGCAGCAGATTCTTACTTCCAG AGAGGTTCTGCCAGGAGCCAAATGCGATTATACCATACAGGTGCAGTTAAG GTTCTGTCTCTGTGAGACCAGCTGCCCCCAGGAAGATTACTTCCCCCCCAACCTCTTTGTCAAGGTCAATGGGAAACTATGCCCCCTGCCG ggttacCTTCCCCCTACCAAGAACGGGGCTGAGCCCAAGAGACCCAGCCGCCCCATCAACATCACACCCCTGGCTCGTCTCTCGGCCACTGTTCCCAACACCATCGTGGTCAACTGGTCGTCTGAGTTTGGACGG AATTACTCCTTGTCCGTGTACCTGGTGAGGCAGCTGACGGCAGGGACCCTGCTACAAAAACTCAGAGCAAAGGGCATCCGGAACCCAGACCACTCCCGGGCACTGA TCAAGGAGAAGTTGACCGCTGACCCGGACAGTGAGGTGGCTACTACCAGTCTCCGGGTGTCACTCATGTGCCCG CTGGGGAAGATGCGCTTGACTGTCCCTTGCCGCGCCCTCACCTGTGCCCACCTGCAGAGCTTCGATGCTGCCCTTTATCTACAGATGAACGAGAAGAAGCCAACGTGGACATGTCCTGTGTGTGACAAGAAAGCTCCCTATGAATCTCTTATCATTGATGG TTTATTCATGGAGATTCTTAATTCCTGCTCGGATTGTGATGAGATCCAGTTCATGGAAGATGGATCCTGGTGCCCAATGAAACCCAAGAAGGAGGCATCTGAGGTTTGCCCCCCGCCAGGGTATGGGCTGGATG GCCTCCAGTATAGCCCAGTCCAAGAGGGCAATCCATCGGAGAGTAAGAAGAAGGTTGAAGTTATTGACTTGACAGTAGAAAGCTCATCAGATGAGGAGGACCTGCCCCCGACAAAGAAGCACTGTCCTGTCACCTCAGCTGCCATCCCGGCTCTACCTGGAAGCAAAGG AGTCCTGACATCTGGTCACCAGCCATCTTCGGTGCTGCGGAGCCCTGCTATGGGCACGCTGGGCGGGGATTTCCTGTCCAGTCTCCCACTACACGAGTACCCACCCGCCTTCCCCCTCGGGGCTGATATCCAAG gtttagatttattttctttccttcagacTGAGAGTCAG CACTATGGTCCCTCCGTCATCACCTCACTAGATGAACAGGATGCCCTGGGCCACTTCTTCCAGTACCGAGGGAACCCTTCCCACTTCCTGGGCCCGCTCACCCCCACTTTGGGGAGCTCTCACCGCAGCGCCACGCCAGCACCCCCTCCTGGCCGTGTTAGTAGCATTGTGGCCCCTGGGGGGACCTTAAGGGAAGGGCATGGAGGACCCCTGCCCTCAGGTCCCTCTTTGACTGGCTGTCGGTCAGACATCATTTCCCTGGACTGA
- the PIAS3 gene encoding E3 SUMO-protein ligase PIAS3 isoform X2 has translation MVMSFRVSELQVLLGFAGRNKSGRKHELLAKALHLLKSSCAPSVQMKIKELYRRRFPRKTLGPSDLSLLSLPPGTPPVGSPGPLAPIPPALLAPGTLLGPKREVDMHPPLPQPVHPDVTMKPLPFYEIYGELIRPTTLASTSSQRFEEAHFTFALTPQQVQQILTSREVLPGAKCDYTIQVQLRFCLCETSCPQEDYFPPNLFVKVNGKLCPLPGYLPPTKNGAEPKRPSRPINITPLARLSATVPNTIVVNWSSEFGRNYSLSVYLVRQLTAGTLLQKLRAKGIRNPDHSRALIKEKLTADPDSEVATTSLRVSLMCPLGKMRLTVPCRALTCAHLQSFDAALYLQMNEKKPTWTCPVCDKKAPYESLIIDGLFMEILNSCSDCDEIQFMEDGSWCPMKPKKEASEVCPPPGYGLDGLQYSPVQEGNPSESKKKVEVIDLTVESSSDEEDLPPTKKHCPVTSAAIPALPGSKGVLTSGHQPSSVLRSPAMGTLGGDFLSSLPLHEYPPAFPLGADIQGLDLFSFLQTESQHYGPSVITSLDEQDALGHFFQYRGNPSHFLGPLTPTLGSSHRSATPAPPPGRVSSIVAPGGTLREGHGGPLPSGPSLTGCRSDIISLD, from the exons ATGGTGATGAGTTTCCGGGTGTCTGAGCTCCAGGTGCTCCTCGGCTTTGCTGGCCGGAACAAGAGCGGACGGAAGCACGAGCTCCTGGCCAAGGCCCTACACCTCCTCAAGTCCAGCTGTGCCCCCAGCGTCCAGATGAAGATCAAAGAGCTTTACCGCCGACGCTTTCCCCGCAAGACCCTGGGGCCCTCTGATCTTTCTCTGCTCTCCTTGCCCCCTGGAACCCCTCCTGTAGGCTCTCCTGGTCCGCTGGCGCCCATTCCCCCGGCCCTCTTGGCCCCTGGCACCCTGCTGGGCCCCAAGCGTGAAGTGGACATGCACCCTCCTCTGCCCCAGCCTGTGCACCCTGACGTTACCATGAAACCATTGCCCTTCTATGAAATCTACGGGGAGCTCATCCGGCCCACCACCCTAG CATCCACTTCTAGCCAGCGGTTCGAGGAAGCGCACTTCACCTTTGCCCTCACCCCCCAGCAAGTGCAGCAGATTCTTACTTCCAG AGAGGTTCTGCCAGGAGCCAAATGCGATTATACCATACAGGTGCAGTTAAG GTTCTGTCTCTGTGAGACCAGCTGCCCCCAGGAAGATTACTTCCCCCCCAACCTCTTTGTCAAGGTCAATGGGAAACTATGCCCCCTGCCG ggttacCTTCCCCCTACCAAGAACGGGGCTGAGCCCAAGAGACCCAGCCGCCCCATCAACATCACACCCCTGGCTCGTCTCTCGGCCACTGTTCCCAACACCATCGTGGTCAACTGGTCGTCTGAGTTTGGACGG AATTACTCCTTGTCCGTGTACCTGGTGAGGCAGCTGACGGCAGGGACCCTGCTACAAAAACTCAGAGCAAAGGGCATCCGGAACCCAGACCACTCCCGGGCACTGA TCAAGGAGAAGTTGACCGCTGACCCGGACAGTGAGGTGGCTACTACCAGTCTCCGGGTGTCACTCATGTGCCCG CTGGGGAAGATGCGCTTGACTGTCCCTTGCCGCGCCCTCACCTGTGCCCACCTGCAGAGCTTCGATGCTGCCCTTTATCTACAGATGAACGAGAAGAAGCCAACGTGGACATGTCCTGTGTGTGACAAGAAAGCTCCCTATGAATCTCTTATCATTGATGG TTTATTCATGGAGATTCTTAATTCCTGCTCGGATTGTGATGAGATCCAGTTCATGGAAGATGGATCCTGGTGCCCAATGAAACCCAAGAAGGAGGCATCTGAGGTTTGCCCCCCGCCAGGGTATGGGCTGGATG GCCTCCAGTATAGCCCAGTCCAAGAGGGCAATCCATCGGAGAGTAAGAAGAAGGTTGAAGTTATTGACTTGACAGTAGAAAGCTCATCAGATGAGGAGGACCTGCCCCCGACAAAGAAGCACTGTCCTGTCACCTCAGCTGCCATCCCGGCTCTACCTGGAAGCAAAGG AGTCCTGACATCTGGTCACCAGCCATCTTCGGTGCTGCGGAGCCCTGCTATGGGCACGCTGGGCGGGGATTTCCTGTCCAGTCTCCCACTACACGAGTACCCACCCGCCTTCCCCCTCGGGGCTGATATCCAAG gtttagatttattttctttccttcagacTGAGAGTCAG CACTATGGTCCCTCCGTCATCACCTCACTAGATGAACAGGATGCCCTGGGCCACTTCTTCCAGTACCGAGGGAACCCTTCCCACTTCCTGGGCCCGCTCACCCCCACTTTGGGGAGCTCTCACCGCAGCGCCACGCCAGCACCCCCTCCTGGCCGTGTTAGTAGCATTGTGGCCCCTGGGGGGACCTTAAGGGAAGGGCATGGAGGACCCCTGCCCTCAGGTCCCTCTTTGACTGGCTGTCGGTCAGACATCATTTCCCTGGACTGA
- the NUDT17 gene encoding nucleoside diphosphate-linked moiety X motif 17 encodes MAAARVLLLLSGRPESVNFAQSVCGLLGAGSGLGPWPTHCGLKRGQLVLSDNPFPGASARLPLQRPPFCPFAVLDQQPRAPGVELPRNGRGVDLGVAVILQSSDQTVLLTRRTSTLNVSPNLWVPPGGHVEPDEELLDGGLRELWEESGLQLPQGQFSWVPLGLWESAYPPKLSWGLPKYHHIVLYILVISQESQQQLQARIQPNAGEVSAFMWLGPDIAAAVAATEDGTETPKHLPQDLPSSVPAVELKENGGVQPLALPTSTLLRTTPATADGRERVSTGTKFALTLWLQHLGR; translated from the exons ATGGCGGCGGCACGGGTGCTGCTACTCCTCTCCGGGCGCCCGGAGTCGGTGAACTTCGCGCAGAGTGTGTGCGGCCTCCTGGGCGCCGGGTCGGGGCTCGGGCCGTGGCCCACGCACTGCGGCTTAAAGCGGGGACAACTGGTCCTCTCGGACAACCCTTTCCCAGGCGCGTCGGCCAGGCTTCCGCTccag CGACCCCCTTTCTGCCCTTTTGCGGTCCTGGACCAACAGCCCAGGGCTCCGGGGGTCGAGCTGCCCCGGAATGGTCGAGGTGTGGATCTGGGTGTGGCGGTCATTCTGCAGTCCAGCGATCAGACTGTCTTGTTGACGCGAAGGACAAGCACCCTCAACGTTTCGCCCAACCTCTGGGTACCCCCAG GTGGGCATGTGGAACCTGATGAAGAG CTGCTGGATGGCGGGCTTCGAGAGCTTTGGGAGGAGAGTGGACTCCAGCTGCCCCAGGGCCAGTtctcctgggtccctctggggTTATGGGAG tctGCCTACCCCCCTAAGCTGAGCTGGGGTCtccccaaataccatcacatcgTTCTCTACATACTTGTCATCTCCCAGGAGTCACAGCAGCAGCTCCAG GCCCGGATTCAACCAAATGCAGGAGAGGTGAGTGCCTTCATGTGGCTGGGACCAGACATAGCAGCTGCAGTGGCTGCCACAGAGGATGGGACAGAGACCCCCAAGCATCTTCCCCAGGACCTACCATCTTCTGTCCC TGCAGTGGAACTAAAAGAGAATGGAGGAGTCCAGCCTCTGGCCTTGCCCACATCCACCCTGCTGAGGACAACCCCAGCCACGGCAGACGGCAGAGAGAGGGTCAGCACTGGCACCAAGTTTGCCCTCACGCTCTGGCTGCAACATCTGGGCAG GTAG